In the Dictyostelium discoideum AX4 chromosome 6 chromosome, whole genome shotgun sequence genome, aaaataaaaatcgaATTAGatttattgtttaaaaaataaaataaaattaagtttattacttttttttttttttttttttttttttttttttttttttttttttttataatggttaataattaattgattaattaataatttaatgttCACTAAGATTTGATAAATCTTGACATGAAGTTGCAGCAAAGTTTAATGGACCTGTTGATTCATATAATCGGTGgggttgtttttttttcaataaaaaatttgatttataaatataataaaaactaactaaaattctaattaattttaatgcaGCTAATCTTGAAATTGCAAAAAAGAAAGCTGGAcctaaaaaattttcaaatgatgttCTTCCAGTACATCCAGTTACTGCAAAACTAAatggaattaaataataacttttaaaagttgataaaattacaatcaaTAATGACCAAtctaaacaataataaattaattctgGTATCATTGAATAATATGATTTAAACAATACCACTGGAATTACCATTAATacatctaaaaataataaaatactaCTAACTAATGATACTGTTAAAACCTTATACCCTTTTTGATATTCTTCCCAATAAATTTGGTCAGTTTTTTGTAATGGTGGTTTTTCATCTCCCAAATGAATATCTTTTTCACAAACTTGATTTCCTTTTGAATCATAAAATGATGTTTTAAACCAtggtactttttttttaaaaaataaaataaaataaaataaaataaaataaaataaaataaaataaattaatattttatatatatttttttttttggcaaataaaaaaaaaaaaaaagaataaaatactTACAACCTAACATCATACCACCAAAGAAAATACTAATCATGacatagaaaataaaaacaaaaataaaataattatttcttaatttttttaattctaaatcaTAGTgaaaatttgttgaattcatttttttaggATCTTCAATACAATCTCTtcctttttgatttttatcaaaataatttttattatttttattattttcattattgttattacaaATCGTTATTTGATCgtcaattatattatttgcaCCATtcattgattcaatttctttaacatgacaatttttattattaatattattattattattattattgttacaattattattattgtctgAAACTTCATAGGAAATTTCTTGCATtgaaatattcattttttttttttttttttttttttttaatttttaaaataaataaaatatataaaatgatGAGAAAgtgtataaataaatatgattttgttataaataaaaataatttaattaaatttaaaaaaaaaataaaaaataaaaaaaaaaaataaaaattgatgggttttttaataaatgtgtgaattgtataaataaaaataaataaaaatatttacaaaacaataaataaaaaaataaataaataaataaaataaataaaaaaaataaataaaaataaatagatagatttattaattaaattattaaatgaacttttttttgaaatcaaataaaaataaaattaaataattaaaattaaaaatttaaaatatttgattaaatttaataatgatctaaattaaaatattggtagttttacaaataaaaaaaaaaataataactaaaataaaataaaatgagatgtgatgttatttttttttttttaaaattttaaaataaaaaaaaaaataaaaataaaaattaataaaaaaaaaaacaataaaaaaaaaaataacattaattttttgaatgaagatgattataataaatcgattgataaaattaaatattaaatgtgttgaaaaaaaaaaaaagctgaAACATACAAtgtatctttttatttttgttttttttttttttaaacaattttttttttttttttttttNNNNNNNNNNNNNNNNNNNNNNNNNNNNNNNNNNNNNNNNNNNNNNNNNNNNNNNNNNNNNNNNNNNNNNNNNNNNNNNNNNNNNNNNNNNNNNNNNNNNTTTTGGGTGCGAGGGGTGTTGTTGTGTTTTGTTGGTAGGGGGGGTGGTGGGGGTAGTGAGAGGGAGGAGGTGGGGAGAGTGTGGGGGTGTGGGGTGTATTTTGAGGAGGGGAGGGGAGGTGGGAAAGGTGAGGTTGTTGTGTGGTTGATATGGGTGGGTGGGGTGGGGGGTGGGTGTTGGGAAAGGTGGTAAGAAAGAGGAATAGTAAGGGGGGATGGAAGGGGTGGGGGGGTTTGGTGGAAGAAGGGGGGGGGAGAGGAATTTTTGGGGTATTTGGATTTAAAAGAAAGGGGGGGTATGAGTGTATTTTGCGCCAAAGGGGGGGATTTTTGGGGGGGGGGTTATTTCCCCTTTCCCCTTTTAACCCCCTTTTaatttgggaaaaaaaaaaaaaaaaaaaaaaattttttttgggggGTTTTGGgggaaaaaattttaaaatttttttttaaaaagggtttttttaaatttttttttaaaaaaaaaggaaaaaaaaaaaaaaaaaaaaaggatttttttttttggggtttTTGGCAATCCTTAAAAAAATtcctttatttaataaaaattttttttttttttttttttttttttttttttaaaaacagaACCCGCAAcacaaactttttttttttttacaattaatgaaatttttttttttttttttttttttttttttttttttatttttattttttttttatttttatttttatttttattttttttttttgtacatGTTCTACCCACTACCACTCAAAACAAAACCcacattaaaataaaaatagaaattaaaaaaatcatttcgTTCACATTGATCTTGTTATCATTTCATCctctataatttttttttttttttttttttctttttttttttttttgtaaatatatCTAAAAACCAAagacaaattcaaataaaatcatcTCAATTCACccaatctaaaaataaactttttttacaaaataaaaaaataaaaaataaaaataaaaataaaaataaaaaaataaataaatgtcaaacaaaagaaaacaagaagaagaagaagaagaggaaggaTATGAATATGAAGAATATGAACATGAACGGgaggaagaggaagaagaagatgaaattaaagataattcaaaacataaaaatggtaataaaccaactaaaacaacaactacaactacaactacaactaccaccaccacaataccaaattcaaaaaataaaacaacttCTACTCCAACTATAACAACAAGtccaaaattaaaaggaaaaaataataataataataataataataataataataaaaataataataaaaatgaaaatgaaaatgaaaataaaattgaaaaagataaacaTTTAACAATTCATGAAGAACgtcaaaaaaagagagaagCATGTAATAGATTCATTAAAAATCCAgaaccattattaaaattaattaaaactattatattTGAGTATCAAATTAAATCAGAGATTTCATTCACTCAATTAAAAGAGGTATGGAAACAATTTGGATctgaaacttttaaaatattttttgaagCTCAAACTATAAATCATGAAGTGATTCATATACTTTATTATGGTGTTTTAGGTTATACACTTTTAGATCAACCTATTAATGGTAAAGCTTGTATCATATTCTtactttatattttatataattcacAAATTTGTTCACCAAAACAACAAATTGTTTTAACAATTAGTatgtaataattaaaatatatatattttatatttttatatatatttatatatatatacatatactaaatatttttttttttttttttttttttttttagatatgtGGGAAAAGTTATTAGGATAtttcaatgaatttaaagaacAAGAAATTGTTGAAGCATATCAAGCATTTAGATCATTAAGAACATCTGGTGCATTTGTATTTTCAGCTACACTTCATCCAGTTTCAACAatgaatatatttaaaaccaATAGTATTGCATTGAAATCATCAGTAATTCCACCAGATTTAGTTGGTCAAGATACaacaaaatctttaaaagaATTGTCAGAATTAGAAAGAATTCATAATGCTTATAACTCTGCTAAAATGGGTGaaaatgtaaattattattaatattattattattattattattttatttttttcattaaactaattattttttattttttattttttttttatattgcaGGGAGTTATACcttcatcattaaatattataaattcaaatttttcaaatgaaacaaAAGAATATACAGAACAAAATACTTATGTCAAATTCACAAAATTATGGGAATCAAAAACGCCTGGTATGCCTTAGAGTGCAACATATAATAAGaaagatttctttttttttattttttttatttttatttttttttttatttcaatcttttttttttttttttatttatttatttttaacacaaaatcaatcaatttattttatttttatttttatttttatttttatttttatttttttaattaaataaagtattccaaacctttttaaaaacatattTTGTTTTACATATTATACCATCACATGGTGGTGGACTCTTTGTTTGTTTGGGTGTTGGTGTAGGTGTGGATGTTGGTTTTGATGTTGGTTTGggtgttgatgttggttTGGGTGTTGGTGTGGGTGTTGGTGTTAATGTTGGTGTTGGAGTTGGAGTTGGTTTagatgttttaataattgatgcCCTACAACCAATATTTGGATCACAAAAGAAAGATTTATTTggatcattatcatttagtTCTTTGGAACAGAATTTTGAATCTTTTTCAATGCAAGTACTATTTGAACAAACACCAGTATGACATTTACCATTACATTTCATTGGTTCACCTATTGCTTCAAATTTACCAGTTATTGGATTACactttaaatcatttaaacatTTATCAATTGGCTTTAAATTTATCTCTTTTTCAATATGAATGCAATAAGATTTCatattaaatgatgaaaattcaGAATCTTCAAAAAATGTATCAATAGGTGGACAAAAATCAAATGTACAttcattaccatcatcacaaGTTTTTTGATCACAATAATATTTACATTCATCACTATCTCTATTACAActctaaatatttaaataaaataaataatatatatataattaatgaatttattttattttattatttttttattttatttacttacacaatcattaattggacaaccaaaatcaaaactagtttctaatttaaaatttgaagatGTTGTATGTCTTTCAcaataaaagaaatcaaaattataataattatttttagctAAACCTAATCTTGATAAGTATACTGTATCAGAGGATTCCTTTTGATGTAAACCACCTAAATCAATAactaatttatcattaatgAAAACAtaaacatcatcatcaccagtGAATCTAATAAActcttcatttaaatttgtaccattaaaatataatttattattaaattttaaacaaaaatgataattatgtATTTTACCATCTGAATCTTTATAagattttattgaatttgttggaattgataatgttaaattattatttgtatcaaTTGGAAAGAATTTATcactttcaaattcaattaatccagttttttggttttttaataaaataatttaattaattcaaaggGTACCGAGNNNNNNNNNNNNNNNNNNNNNNNNNNNNNNNNNNNNNNNNNNNNNNNNNNNNNNNNNNNNNNNNNNNNNNNNNNNNNNNNNNNNNNNNNNNNNNNNNNNNtattattattgttgttattattaatattattattattattattattattattattattattattattattattatgattattatttttttttttttttttcacctaaaaatgtaaatttaaaaaaattgtacaGCTACAATAAAGGAAAGTCCACATGTGTCAACATTCGATTTTTAAGAGATAAATTGGGGGTATTaggatataaataatttgaattttaaatattaaaaatagcaataaaaaaaaaagtgtgggTGCACTAATTTTATTGGATGTTGcccattaaaatcaattgtagttacaaaaataataatttatctctTTTGTGAGatatatttcaaaaataaataaataaaaaaataataaaaataaataaataattaaaaaaataaaaaaaataattaaaaataataaaaaaaattaaacaaaccaatgattttttatattatattatatcatcaaatat is a window encoding:
- a CDS encoding PA14 domain-containing protein, producing TGLIEFESDKFFPIDTNNNLTLSIPTNSIKSYKDSDGKIHNYHFCLKFNNKLYFNGTNLNEEFIRFTGDDDVYVFINDKLVIDLGGLHQKESSDTVYLSRLGLAKNNYYNFDFFYCERHTTSSNFKLETSFDFGCPINDCSCNRDSDECKYYCDQKTCDDGNECTFDFCPPIDTFFEDSEFSSFNMKSYCIHIEKEINLKPIDKCLNDLKCNPITGKFEAIGEPMKCNGKCHTGVCSNSTCIEKDSKFCSKELNDNDPNKSFFCDPNIGCRASIIKTSKPTPTPTPTLTPTPTPTPKPTSTPKPTSKPTSTPTPTPKQTKSPPPCDGIICKTKYVFKKVWNTLFN